A window of the Gossypium arboreum isolate Shixiya-1 chromosome 2, ASM2569848v2, whole genome shotgun sequence genome harbors these coding sequences:
- the LOC108460193 gene encoding uncharacterized protein LOC108460193 isoform X1, translating to MTGALCHRQKKMMGRGADGGCGTEERLCRPISGVSSRSPVIQSETSEKQYDVGVDFFSQARKALCQRSPFDVPEGGSVSGLSVPTLPSGLASLLKQTDSRKKHKKSHSGADKKSSRQGEKAREASIWAETEVFFRDLALPDIDALFEIIPSRFLAARKKCFMIPYVGNELTGNSNLYAEVDEKASVSSGENFNGVNANGNVGKEGKEVVRVEDGHLMEIDSVATQAQFSPKETEGHFFPDSTSSLEWLLGSRSRILLSSERPSKKRKLVGEDAGLEKILVARPCDGDSSLCHFCCTGDTGKGSNRLIVCSSCKVAVHQKCYGVQKDVDSSWLCSWCELTNDGDGTVKSCVLCPKQGGALKPVQKNDENGSSVEFAHLFCSYWMPEVYIEDLKKMEPIINAGGINDTRKKLVCNVCKVKNGACVRCSHGTCRTSFHPICAREARHRMEVWGRFGCDNIELRAFCSKHSEIHDNSSSPQHGELCASGTDSSITNQLSLQSMDNSHNSKISQSNGDKIAVGIGLDDKSGDGELQEIDVSGTRSNAQVASECGEAQHLVDVGLLERTNDDEHSPFSSLNFAMILKKVFDPVILGLIVLSMFLSFQIVLSYNLHMMQLIDRGKVNVKDIASEIGISADSLSASLNNDSLAPDLQCKIVKWLSNHAYMGTSLKNLKVNIKSLISSKDETDETGTGISDDIMASKSDIADLVAVKPMPPWRRTKNNVRILRDNKILCSSDETTDDIGVVMDEVRVDLLAKEETNDLSKISILDATGRNSVNPDVSQHSPERHFHTSEGNSTDLLNDSLHGKSQSERAMTPEKKTDQGNSICSIVNPIIANLIRTEEFSNFYIHPYTQKQLLQMPNGLLCKNRVGECEGRKDTLNEFYGTKEGDLSRLVASSNASVCCSHESEHSMCNEKSCLVDDLELSVKARKLRALQFSPEDEVEGEIIFYQHRLLGNAVSRNYVTDNLVSRVAKSLPQEVEASRIKIWDTMLVNRYLYELREAKKQGRKERRHKEAQAVLAAATAAVAASSRISSRKDGLEDSSHQENVLKLNASVGRAGINSQTRAKDALSRNAVSRTSSEKYSDIVQSVTDFSKGHPRSCDICRRSETVLNPILVCSGCKVAVHLDCYRNVKESTGPWRCELCEELFSSRSSGAPSLNFWEKPYPAAECGLCGGTTGAFRKSLDGQWVHAFCAEWVLESTFRRGQVNPVEGMHLSSRGVDVCCICGCKRGACIKCGYGHCQITFHPSCARSAGFCMNVKLGGGKLHHKAYCEQHSVEQRAKVETHKHGIEELKNMKQIRVELERLRLLCERIIKREKLKRELVLCLHEILACKRDHVTRSVLVHSPFFHPDVSSESATTSLKGHTDDNKSCSEAMRSDDVTVDSTLSVKHQAKVPVPVDNYQRTDNSSTSQSLCVRKPNERVPFSGKQIPHRYSLASRNALDNAEWNSKSRKPIETFEKELVMTSDEASMKNSRLPKGYCYVPVDCLPKEKHLTQDTTSDGQLEHNG from the exons AGGCTCGAGAAGCCAGCATTTGGGCTGAAACGGAAGTGTTTTTTCGGGACCTAGCATTGCCGGATATTGATGCTTTGTTTGAGATTATACCATCCAGGTTTTTAGCTGCTAGGAAGAAGTGTTTTATGATTCCTTATGTTGGAAATGAGCTAACAGGGAATTCAAATTTGTATGCTGAAGTGGATGAGAAGGCGAGTGTGAGTAGTGGAGAGAATTTTAATGGTGTGAATGCAAATGGTAATGTTGGTAAAGAAGGGAAGGAGGTCGTCAGGGTTGAGGATGGGCACTTAATGGAAATTGATAGCGTTGCAACGCAAGCTCAGTTTTCACCAAAGGAAACAGAAGGACACTTTTTTCCAGATTCAACTAGTAGTTTAGAGTGGCTTTTAGGTTCTAGGAGTAGGATATTGTTATCTTCAGAGCGGCCTTCAAAGAAGCGGAAGCTTGTTGGAGAAGATGCTGGGCTGGAGAAAATATTAGTTGCTCGTCCATGTGACGGGGATTCATCTTTATGTCACTTTTGTTGCACTGGTGATACTGGAAAAGGATCAAACAGGTTAATTGTTTGTAGTTCTTGCAAGGTCGCTGTTCATCAGAAGTGCTATGGTGTGCAAAAAGATGTAGATAGTTCTTGGCTCTGTTCTTGGTGTGAGCTGACAAATGATGGCGATGGTACAGTGAAATCTTGTGTACTTTGTCCGAAGCAGGGTGGTGCATTAAAGCCTGTCCAAAAGAAtgatgaaaatggttcatctgtGGAGTTTGCTCACTTGTTTTGTTCATACTGGATGCCTGAGGTTTATATAGAAGACTTGAAAAAGATGGAACCAATTATTAATGCGGGAGGAATAAATGACACCAGAAAGAAATTAGTCTGTAATGTATGCAAGGTGAAGAATGGTGCGTGTGTTCGGTGCAGTCATG GAACTTGCAGAACCTCATTCCATCCTATATGTGCAAGAGAAGCCAGGCATAGAATGGAAGTTTGGGGAAGATTTGGGTGTGATAAT aTTGAGTTACGGGCATTTTGCTCTAAACATTCAGAAATCCATGATAACAGCAGTTCCCCACAACATGGAGAACTTTGTGCTTCTGGCACAGACTCTTCTATCACCAACCAACTTTCGCTGCAATCTATGGACAATTCTCACAATTCAAAAATTAGCCAAAGTAATGGAGATAAAATTGCAGTGGGCATAGGTCTAGATGATAAATCTGGTGATGGTGAGTTGCAGGAGATAGACGTGTCTGGTACCAGATCAAATGCCCAAGTTGCATCAGAATGTGGTGAGGCACAGCATCTGGTTGATGTGGGGTTGTTGGAGAGGACAAATGATGATGAACATAGCCCATTTAGCTCTCTTAATTTTGCAATGATTTTGAAGAAGGTATTTGATCCAGTCATCCTTGGGTTGATAGTTCTATCAATGTTTTTAAGTTTCCAGATTGTTCTGTCTTACAATCTACACATGATGCAGCTAATTGACCGAGGGAAAGTCAATGTAAAAGATATAGCATCGGAGATTGGAATCTCAGCTGATTCTTTGAGTGCTTCATTAAAT AATGATAGCTTGGCACCTGACCTGCAATGCAAAATAGTGAAATGGCTTAGTAATCATGCATATATGGGCACTTCcctgaaaaatttaaaagttaatatTAAGTCTTTGATTTCATCGAAGGATGAGACTGATGAGACTGGAACGGGTATTTCTGACGATATAATGGCCTCCAAGTCTGACATAGCAGATCTTGTAGCTGTCAAGCCTATGCCTCCTTGGAGAAGAACCAAGAATAATGTGAGGATTTTGAGGGATAACAAAATATTATGCTCCTCTGATGAAACTACTGATGATATTGGGGTAGTGATGGATGAAGTTAGGGTTGATCTGCTTGCTAAGGAAGAAACAAATGATTTAAGTAAAATATCCATTCTTGATGCCACTGGAAGG AATTCAGTCAACCCTGATGTTTCCCAGCACTCTCCAGAGAGGCATTTTCACACATCTGAAG GAAATTCAACTGATCTCTTAAATGACAGCCTTCATGGAAAGAGTCAATCAGAGAGGGCAATGACTCCTGAGAAGAAAACAGATCAAGGAAATTCTATTTGCTCGATTGTTAATCCAATTATCGCCAATCTCAT AAGAACTGAAGAATTTTCTAACTTCTACATTCACCCGTATACACAGAAGCAATTGCTGCAGATGCCCAATGGGTTGCTTTGCAAGAATAGAGTGGGTGAGTGTGAAGGCAGAAAGGACACATTAAATGAGTTCTATG GTACAAAGGAGGGAGATCTCTCTCGTCTGGTGGCATCTTCAAATGCTAGTGTTTGCTGCAGTCACGAAAGTGAACATTCAATGTGCAATGAAAAGAGTTGTCTTGTTGATGATTTAGAGCTGTCAGTTAAGGCTAGGAAATTGAGAGCTCTCCAATTTTCTCCAGAGGATGAAGTGGAAGGGGAAATTATATTTTATCAGCATAGGTTACTGGGCAATGCAGTTTCAAGAAACTATGTTACCG ATAATTTAGTTTCTAGGGTTGCTAAAAGTCTACCACAGGAGGTTGAAGCATCAAGGATAAAGATATGGGATACTATGCTTGTTAATCGATATCTTTATGAGCTAAGAGAAGCAAAGAAGCAGGGCCGTAAAGAGAGAAGACATAAGGAGGCACAGGCAGTGTTGGCTGCTGCAACTGCTGCTGTAGCTGCTTCCTCCAGGATTTCATCGAGAAAAGATGGCTTGGAAGATTCTAGTCATCAAGAG AATGTATTGAAGCTGAATGCTTCTGTTGGAAGGGCCGGCATTAACTCTCAGACAAGAGCAAAAGATGCACTTTCTAGGAATGCTGTCTCAAGGACTTCATCTGAAAAGTACTCAGATATTGTTCAATCAGTTACAGATTTTTCTAAAGGACATCCTAGGTCGTGCGATATCTGCAGGAGATCTGAGACAGTACTGAATCCTATTTTAGTCTGTTCTGGCTGCAAG GTTGCAGTTCACTTGGATTGCTATCGCAACGTTAAAGAATCTACAGGTCCTTGGCGCTGTGAATTATGTGAAGAACTGTTCTCATCTAGATCCTCCGGAGCTCCATCTCTAAATTTTTGGGAGAAGCCTTATCCTGCTGCAGAATGTGGCTTATGTGGTGGTACTACTGGTGCTTTTAGGAAATCTTTAGATGGCCAGTGGGTACATGCTTTCTGTGCTGAG TGGGTTCTTGAATCAACATTCAGAAGGGGACAAGTTAATCCTGTTGAGGGAATG CATTTGTCTTCAAGGGGGGTTGACGTTTGTTGTATATGTGGTTGCAAGCGTGGTGCGTGCATTAAG TGTGGTTATGGTCACTGTCAGATCACTTTCCATCCCTCCTGTGCTAGAAGTGCTGGCTTCTGTATGAATGTGAAGCTTGGTGGtggcaaattgcatcacaaagCTTATTGTGAACAACACAGTGTGGAGCAGAGAGCAaag GTTGAAACTCATAAACATGGAATTGAGGAGTTGAAAAACATGAAGCAAATTCGG GTTGAACTGGAAAGATTACGCCTTCTTTGTGAAAGAATAATCAAACGtgaaaaattgaag CGAGAGTTGGTTCTTTGCTTACATGAAATACTTGCCTGTAAAAGAGATCATGTTACTCGTTCAGTGCTTGTTCATAGTCCCTTTTTCCATCCGGATGTTAGCTCCGAATCTGCAACAACTTCTCTCAAAGGCCATACAGATGATAACAAATCATGCAGTGAAGCAATGCGATCTGATGATGTAACTGTGGACAGTACACTTTCAGTGAAGCACCAAGCAAAGGTTCCTGTGCCTGTGGACAATTATCAAAGAACTGATAACAGCTCCACTTCCCAAAGCCTCTGTGTTCGGAAGCCAAATGAGAGGGTGCCATTTTCTGGGAAGCAAATCCCACACAGATATTCTCTTGCATCTCGTAATGCTTTGGATAATGCAGAATGGAACTCAAAATCCAGGAAG CCAATTGAAACATTTGAAAAGGAGCTGGTAATGacatcggatgaagcatcaatgAAGAATTCACGGTTACCAAAAGGATATTGTTATGTTCCTGTCGATTGTCTTCCCAAGGAGAAGCACCTCACACAAGATACCACTTCTGATGGACAGTTGGAGCACAATGGTTAG
- the LOC108460193 gene encoding uncharacterized protein LOC108460193 isoform X2, which yields MTGALCHRQKKMMGRGADGGCGTEERLCRPISGVSSRSPVIQSETSEKQYDVGVDFFSQARKALCQRSPFDVPEGGSVSGLSVPTLPSGLASLLKQTDSRKKHKKSHSGADKKSSRQGEKAREASIWAETEVFFRDLALPDIDALFEIIPSRFLAARKKCFMIPYVGNELTGNSNLYAEVDEKASVSSGENFNGVNANGNVGKEGKEVVRVEDGHLMEIDSVATQAQFSPKETEGHFFPDSTSSLEWLLGSRSRILLSSERPSKKRKLVGEDAGLEKILVARPCDGDSSLCHFCCTGDTGKGSNRLIVCSSCKVAVHQKCYGVQKDVDSSWLCSWCELTNDGDGTVKSCVLCPKQGGALKPVQKNDENGSSVEFAHLFCSYWMPEVYIEDLKKMEPIINAGGINDTRKKLVCNVCKVKNGACVRCSHGTCRTSFHPICAREARHRMEVWGRFGCDNIELRAFCSKHSEIHDNSSSPQHGELCASGTDSSITNQLSLQSMDNSHNSKISQSNGDKIAVGIGLDDKSGDGELQEIDVSGTRSNAQVASECGEAQHLVDVGLLERTNDDEHSPFSSLNFAMILKKLIDRGKVNVKDIASEIGISADSLSASLNNDSLAPDLQCKIVKWLSNHAYMGTSLKNLKVNIKSLISSKDETDETGTGISDDIMASKSDIADLVAVKPMPPWRRTKNNVRILRDNKILCSSDETTDDIGVVMDEVRVDLLAKEETNDLSKISILDATGRNSVNPDVSQHSPERHFHTSEGNSTDLLNDSLHGKSQSERAMTPEKKTDQGNSICSIVNPIIANLIRTEEFSNFYIHPYTQKQLLQMPNGLLCKNRVGECEGRKDTLNEFYGTKEGDLSRLVASSNASVCCSHESEHSMCNEKSCLVDDLELSVKARKLRALQFSPEDEVEGEIIFYQHRLLGNAVSRNYVTDNLVSRVAKSLPQEVEASRIKIWDTMLVNRYLYELREAKKQGRKERRHKEAQAVLAAATAAVAASSRISSRKDGLEDSSHQENVLKLNASVGRAGINSQTRAKDALSRNAVSRTSSEKYSDIVQSVTDFSKGHPRSCDICRRSETVLNPILVCSGCKVAVHLDCYRNVKESTGPWRCELCEELFSSRSSGAPSLNFWEKPYPAAECGLCGGTTGAFRKSLDGQWVHAFCAEWVLESTFRRGQVNPVEGMHLSSRGVDVCCICGCKRGACIKCGYGHCQITFHPSCARSAGFCMNVKLGGGKLHHKAYCEQHSVEQRAKVETHKHGIEELKNMKQIRVELERLRLLCERIIKREKLKRELVLCLHEILACKRDHVTRSVLVHSPFFHPDVSSESATTSLKGHTDDNKSCSEAMRSDDVTVDSTLSVKHQAKVPVPVDNYQRTDNSSTSQSLCVRKPNERVPFSGKQIPHRYSLASRNALDNAEWNSKSRKPIETFEKELVMTSDEASMKNSRLPKGYCYVPVDCLPKEKHLTQDTTSDGQLEHNG from the exons AGGCTCGAGAAGCCAGCATTTGGGCTGAAACGGAAGTGTTTTTTCGGGACCTAGCATTGCCGGATATTGATGCTTTGTTTGAGATTATACCATCCAGGTTTTTAGCTGCTAGGAAGAAGTGTTTTATGATTCCTTATGTTGGAAATGAGCTAACAGGGAATTCAAATTTGTATGCTGAAGTGGATGAGAAGGCGAGTGTGAGTAGTGGAGAGAATTTTAATGGTGTGAATGCAAATGGTAATGTTGGTAAAGAAGGGAAGGAGGTCGTCAGGGTTGAGGATGGGCACTTAATGGAAATTGATAGCGTTGCAACGCAAGCTCAGTTTTCACCAAAGGAAACAGAAGGACACTTTTTTCCAGATTCAACTAGTAGTTTAGAGTGGCTTTTAGGTTCTAGGAGTAGGATATTGTTATCTTCAGAGCGGCCTTCAAAGAAGCGGAAGCTTGTTGGAGAAGATGCTGGGCTGGAGAAAATATTAGTTGCTCGTCCATGTGACGGGGATTCATCTTTATGTCACTTTTGTTGCACTGGTGATACTGGAAAAGGATCAAACAGGTTAATTGTTTGTAGTTCTTGCAAGGTCGCTGTTCATCAGAAGTGCTATGGTGTGCAAAAAGATGTAGATAGTTCTTGGCTCTGTTCTTGGTGTGAGCTGACAAATGATGGCGATGGTACAGTGAAATCTTGTGTACTTTGTCCGAAGCAGGGTGGTGCATTAAAGCCTGTCCAAAAGAAtgatgaaaatggttcatctgtGGAGTTTGCTCACTTGTTTTGTTCATACTGGATGCCTGAGGTTTATATAGAAGACTTGAAAAAGATGGAACCAATTATTAATGCGGGAGGAATAAATGACACCAGAAAGAAATTAGTCTGTAATGTATGCAAGGTGAAGAATGGTGCGTGTGTTCGGTGCAGTCATG GAACTTGCAGAACCTCATTCCATCCTATATGTGCAAGAGAAGCCAGGCATAGAATGGAAGTTTGGGGAAGATTTGGGTGTGATAAT aTTGAGTTACGGGCATTTTGCTCTAAACATTCAGAAATCCATGATAACAGCAGTTCCCCACAACATGGAGAACTTTGTGCTTCTGGCACAGACTCTTCTATCACCAACCAACTTTCGCTGCAATCTATGGACAATTCTCACAATTCAAAAATTAGCCAAAGTAATGGAGATAAAATTGCAGTGGGCATAGGTCTAGATGATAAATCTGGTGATGGTGAGTTGCAGGAGATAGACGTGTCTGGTACCAGATCAAATGCCCAAGTTGCATCAGAATGTGGTGAGGCACAGCATCTGGTTGATGTGGGGTTGTTGGAGAGGACAAATGATGATGAACATAGCCCATTTAGCTCTCTTAATTTTGCAATGATTTTGAAGAAG CTAATTGACCGAGGGAAAGTCAATGTAAAAGATATAGCATCGGAGATTGGAATCTCAGCTGATTCTTTGAGTGCTTCATTAAAT AATGATAGCTTGGCACCTGACCTGCAATGCAAAATAGTGAAATGGCTTAGTAATCATGCATATATGGGCACTTCcctgaaaaatttaaaagttaatatTAAGTCTTTGATTTCATCGAAGGATGAGACTGATGAGACTGGAACGGGTATTTCTGACGATATAATGGCCTCCAAGTCTGACATAGCAGATCTTGTAGCTGTCAAGCCTATGCCTCCTTGGAGAAGAACCAAGAATAATGTGAGGATTTTGAGGGATAACAAAATATTATGCTCCTCTGATGAAACTACTGATGATATTGGGGTAGTGATGGATGAAGTTAGGGTTGATCTGCTTGCTAAGGAAGAAACAAATGATTTAAGTAAAATATCCATTCTTGATGCCACTGGAAGG AATTCAGTCAACCCTGATGTTTCCCAGCACTCTCCAGAGAGGCATTTTCACACATCTGAAG GAAATTCAACTGATCTCTTAAATGACAGCCTTCATGGAAAGAGTCAATCAGAGAGGGCAATGACTCCTGAGAAGAAAACAGATCAAGGAAATTCTATTTGCTCGATTGTTAATCCAATTATCGCCAATCTCAT AAGAACTGAAGAATTTTCTAACTTCTACATTCACCCGTATACACAGAAGCAATTGCTGCAGATGCCCAATGGGTTGCTTTGCAAGAATAGAGTGGGTGAGTGTGAAGGCAGAAAGGACACATTAAATGAGTTCTATG GTACAAAGGAGGGAGATCTCTCTCGTCTGGTGGCATCTTCAAATGCTAGTGTTTGCTGCAGTCACGAAAGTGAACATTCAATGTGCAATGAAAAGAGTTGTCTTGTTGATGATTTAGAGCTGTCAGTTAAGGCTAGGAAATTGAGAGCTCTCCAATTTTCTCCAGAGGATGAAGTGGAAGGGGAAATTATATTTTATCAGCATAGGTTACTGGGCAATGCAGTTTCAAGAAACTATGTTACCG ATAATTTAGTTTCTAGGGTTGCTAAAAGTCTACCACAGGAGGTTGAAGCATCAAGGATAAAGATATGGGATACTATGCTTGTTAATCGATATCTTTATGAGCTAAGAGAAGCAAAGAAGCAGGGCCGTAAAGAGAGAAGACATAAGGAGGCACAGGCAGTGTTGGCTGCTGCAACTGCTGCTGTAGCTGCTTCCTCCAGGATTTCATCGAGAAAAGATGGCTTGGAAGATTCTAGTCATCAAGAG AATGTATTGAAGCTGAATGCTTCTGTTGGAAGGGCCGGCATTAACTCTCAGACAAGAGCAAAAGATGCACTTTCTAGGAATGCTGTCTCAAGGACTTCATCTGAAAAGTACTCAGATATTGTTCAATCAGTTACAGATTTTTCTAAAGGACATCCTAGGTCGTGCGATATCTGCAGGAGATCTGAGACAGTACTGAATCCTATTTTAGTCTGTTCTGGCTGCAAG GTTGCAGTTCACTTGGATTGCTATCGCAACGTTAAAGAATCTACAGGTCCTTGGCGCTGTGAATTATGTGAAGAACTGTTCTCATCTAGATCCTCCGGAGCTCCATCTCTAAATTTTTGGGAGAAGCCTTATCCTGCTGCAGAATGTGGCTTATGTGGTGGTACTACTGGTGCTTTTAGGAAATCTTTAGATGGCCAGTGGGTACATGCTTTCTGTGCTGAG TGGGTTCTTGAATCAACATTCAGAAGGGGACAAGTTAATCCTGTTGAGGGAATG CATTTGTCTTCAAGGGGGGTTGACGTTTGTTGTATATGTGGTTGCAAGCGTGGTGCGTGCATTAAG TGTGGTTATGGTCACTGTCAGATCACTTTCCATCCCTCCTGTGCTAGAAGTGCTGGCTTCTGTATGAATGTGAAGCTTGGTGGtggcaaattgcatcacaaagCTTATTGTGAACAACACAGTGTGGAGCAGAGAGCAaag GTTGAAACTCATAAACATGGAATTGAGGAGTTGAAAAACATGAAGCAAATTCGG GTTGAACTGGAAAGATTACGCCTTCTTTGTGAAAGAATAATCAAACGtgaaaaattgaag CGAGAGTTGGTTCTTTGCTTACATGAAATACTTGCCTGTAAAAGAGATCATGTTACTCGTTCAGTGCTTGTTCATAGTCCCTTTTTCCATCCGGATGTTAGCTCCGAATCTGCAACAACTTCTCTCAAAGGCCATACAGATGATAACAAATCATGCAGTGAAGCAATGCGATCTGATGATGTAACTGTGGACAGTACACTTTCAGTGAAGCACCAAGCAAAGGTTCCTGTGCCTGTGGACAATTATCAAAGAACTGATAACAGCTCCACTTCCCAAAGCCTCTGTGTTCGGAAGCCAAATGAGAGGGTGCCATTTTCTGGGAAGCAAATCCCACACAGATATTCTCTTGCATCTCGTAATGCTTTGGATAATGCAGAATGGAACTCAAAATCCAGGAAG CCAATTGAAACATTTGAAAAGGAGCTGGTAATGacatcggatgaagcatcaatgAAGAATTCACGGTTACCAAAAGGATATTGTTATGTTCCTGTCGATTGTCTTCCCAAGGAGAAGCACCTCACACAAGATACCACTTCTGATGGACAGTTGGAGCACAATGGTTAG